The proteins below come from a single Candidatus Binatia bacterium genomic window:
- a CDS encoding acyl-CoA dehydrogenase family protein: MDFDDTSEEAAFRSEARAWLEKNATRLGPQQRPATIPEFRKRSDAILRAKEWMACKADGRWACLTWPEEFGGRAASRIQNVIWEQEELRFRTAPNMFTIGQGMLGPTIMAHGTEEQKARYLGPMLRADEVWCQLFSEPAAGSDLAGLATRAVRSGDDWIVNGQKIWTSGAQYCDFGMLLTRTNPDHPKHKGITYLIVDMRSPGIEVRPIRQMSGASTFNEVFFTDLRVPDGNRIGEVNEGWRGALTTLMNERQTLSGGGVGPGFAELLELARTVRRGGRPAVEDAAVRARLADIYVRQKGVQYARYRSLSALSRGATPGPESSIGKIVSAPLRQEMSGFALELLGPAGATVNAREVPLGASFAESYLASPGGRIAGGTDEVLRNIVAERVLGLPPEPRVDKGVPFSKIPTGSDS, translated from the coding sequence ATGGACTTCGACGACACGAGCGAGGAGGCCGCCTTCCGTTCCGAGGCGCGTGCCTGGCTCGAGAAGAACGCGACCCGCCTCGGGCCGCAACAGCGTCCGGCCACGATCCCGGAGTTCCGCAAGCGATCCGACGCCATCCTGCGGGCCAAAGAGTGGATGGCGTGCAAAGCCGATGGCCGGTGGGCCTGTCTCACTTGGCCCGAGGAGTTCGGGGGACGCGCGGCGAGCCGCATCCAGAACGTCATCTGGGAGCAGGAGGAGCTTCGGTTCCGCACGGCGCCGAATATGTTCACGATCGGGCAGGGGATGCTCGGTCCGACAATCATGGCGCACGGTACCGAGGAACAGAAGGCGCGCTACCTTGGCCCGATGCTTCGCGCAGACGAAGTGTGGTGTCAGCTCTTCAGTGAGCCGGCGGCCGGGTCGGATCTCGCCGGGCTCGCCACGCGCGCCGTTCGTTCGGGCGATGACTGGATCGTCAACGGGCAGAAGATCTGGACGAGCGGCGCGCAGTATTGCGACTTTGGGATGCTTCTCACGCGGACCAACCCGGACCACCCGAAGCACAAGGGCATCACCTACCTCATCGTGGACATGCGTTCGCCCGGAATCGAGGTCCGTCCGATCCGGCAGATGAGCGGTGCGAGCACGTTCAACGAGGTGTTCTTCACCGACTTGCGCGTGCCGGACGGGAACCGGATCGGCGAGGTGAACGAGGGATGGCGGGGAGCGCTGACCACGCTCATGAACGAACGCCAGACCCTCTCCGGCGGCGGCGTTGGGCCCGGATTTGCGGAGCTGCTGGAGCTGGCGCGCACGGTGCGGCGGGGCGGTCGGCCCGCCGTCGAGGACGCCGCCGTTCGCGCTCGACTTGCAGACATCTACGTTCGGCAGAAGGGGGTCCAGTACGCGCGCTACCGAAGCCTGTCCGCGCTGTCGCGTGGCGCGACGCCGGGCCCCGAGAGCTCGATCGGCAAGATCGTGAGTGCGCCGCTTCGCCAGGAGATGTCCGGGTTCGCACTCGAGCTCCTCGGCCCCGCCGGCGCCACCGTCAATGCACGGGAGGTGCCGCTCGGTGCGAGCTTCGCCGAGAGCTACCTGGCTTCCCCGGGCGGCCGCATCGCGGGCGGAACGGACGAGGTGCTGCGCAACATCGTGGCCGAGCGGGTCCTCGGGCTTCCCCCGGAGCCCCGCGTGGACAAGGGCGTACCGTTTTCGAAGATTCCGACCGGCTCCGACAGCTGA
- a CDS encoding M23 family metallopeptidase, which yields MRDTFGRRERPRRLGRRLLLWTTLIIVVTGGGWVLWSGTGGPSARLARPIDLVGTATPLEVALTTGRAGLASYEIMARRPDGTLVLLAEEQIPDAGFLGSGVTDRTVRLDLNAKALGLPEGSGQIEVYATDYAPTGFLNPREPLLQVPIIVDLSPPRIRVLGGQHYVARGGSDLVVYEVGDDAVTSGVLVGDFTFEGQHPPSLPQNIRVALYAVPHDAEASVVPKVIAADAAGNGRVVSFPVQVRPKTFPSEEIRVSDGFIDATVRPLLEESDKPIPDDPVEAFLAVNRVMRRASEKELKKLTKESNPAFALSGAFRQQPGTKVGSRFAERRSYLYGDRIVDHQYHLGYDLASVKQTPILAAQDGTISASIDLGIYGNVVLIDHGLGLSSLYAHLSSSNVEPGDSVVAGQPVGRSGQTGLASGDHLHFSVLVRGQHVDPIEWWDPRWVRLRILEPLAEAGSGDALPQDASSR from the coding sequence ATGCGCGATACCTTCGGTCGACGCGAACGCCCCCGTCGTCTCGGGCGGCGCCTTCTCCTTTGGACCACCCTCATCATCGTGGTGACCGGAGGCGGGTGGGTGTTGTGGTCCGGGACGGGCGGGCCAAGTGCGAGACTCGCGCGCCCGATCGACCTGGTCGGCACCGCCACCCCGCTCGAGGTCGCCCTCACCACCGGCCGGGCCGGCCTCGCGAGCTACGAGATCATGGCCCGGCGGCCCGACGGTACACTGGTCCTGCTCGCCGAAGAGCAGATCCCAGACGCCGGCTTCCTGGGCAGCGGCGTGACGGATCGGACGGTGCGACTCGACCTGAACGCCAAGGCGCTCGGTCTCCCCGAAGGCTCCGGCCAGATCGAGGTCTACGCGACCGACTACGCCCCCACGGGATTCCTGAATCCCCGAGAGCCCCTTCTTCAGGTCCCGATTATCGTCGACCTGAGCCCACCCCGGATTCGCGTCCTCGGCGGCCAGCACTATGTGGCTCGCGGCGGCAGTGATCTCGTCGTCTACGAGGTCGGGGACGACGCCGTCACGTCGGGCGTGCTAGTCGGCGACTTCACGTTCGAAGGCCAGCACCCACCGTCGCTGCCCCAGAACATCCGGGTGGCGCTGTACGCCGTGCCCCACGACGCGGAAGCGAGCGTCGTCCCCAAAGTGATCGCGGCCGATGCCGCCGGCAACGGACGGGTCGTCTCTTTTCCTGTTCAAGTCCGCCCAAAGACCTTTCCCTCGGAGGAAATCCGAGTCAGCGACGGCTTCATCGACGCGACCGTGCGCCCCCTCCTGGAGGAGTCCGACAAGCCGATCCCTGACGATCCGGTCGAGGCCTTCCTCGCGGTGAACCGCGTGATGCGACGCGCGAGCGAGAAGGAACTCAAAAAGCTCACGAAAGAATCGAACCCCGCGTTCGCGCTGAGCGGCGCCTTCCGCCAGCAGCCCGGTACGAAAGTCGGCTCACGCTTCGCCGAGCGGCGGAGTTATCTGTACGGCGACCGCATCGTCGACCACCAATATCACCTCGGGTACGACCTGGCTTCGGTCAAGCAAACCCCGATTCTCGCAGCGCAGGACGGCACCATCTCGGCCTCCATCGATCTCGGGATCTACGGCAACGTGGTTCTCATCGACCACGGCCTGGGCCTCTCCTCTCTGTATGCCCACCTGAGCAGCTCCAACGTCGAGCCCGGCGATTCCGTCGTCGCCGGACAGCCCGTGGGACGCAGTGGGCAGACCGGGCTAGCCTCGGGTGACCATCTTCACTTCAGCGTCCTCGTGCGCGGCCAGCACGTGGACCCGATCGAATGGTGGGACCCGCGGTGGGTGCGCCTCCGGATTCTCGAGCCCCTCGCCGAAGCGGGCAGCGGCGACGCGCTTCCGCAGGACGCCTCGAGTCGGTAG
- a CDS encoding vitamin B12-dependent ribonucleotide reductase, which translates to MGTPSGATGAAVAPNRAARPAGGKGIEFERRFTLADDGSRIDPMGSEDWERRTAMISGEGGDVVFEQKDVEVPVKWSQLATNVVASKYFRGQLGTDQRETSVKQLIGRVVGSVRTWGLDQGYFKTPAQADIFSDELSHLLLKQKASFNSPVWFNVGVEKNPQCSACFILSVDDTMDSILDWYRREGVIFKGGSGSGVNLSKIRSSREALAGGGTASGPVSFMRAADASAGVIKSGGKTRRAAKMVVLDVDHPDIFDFVSCKADEERKAWALIDAGYDGSLDGPAYSSIFFQNANNSVRVTEDFMQAVEADREWTTKAVTNGAKIDSYRARDLMTKISEAAHFCGDPGMQFDTTINEWHTCPNSGRINASNPCSEYMHLDDSACNLASINLMEFLNESGDLDTTALKHAVDILITAMDILVDASSYPTEQIGKNAHAFRELGLGYANLGALLMELGLPYDSEAGRQYAAAITALVCGQAYLQSAHVAGEMGPFEGYEVNREPMDGVIEKHRAHAMKLSTTHVPLELLHAARTSWDQALAAGRQHGFRNSQATVLAPTGTIAFMMDCDTTGIEPDIALVKYKKLVGGGMLKMVNNTVPGALKRLGYDSKDVQAIVEYLESEDTIEGAPGLLDEHQPIFDCAFKAARGTRTIAPDGHLRMMGAVQPFLSGAISKTINMPTDTTTQDVQDAFMLAWKLGLKAVAIYRDGCKRTQPLNTSRSADSTKEAAPEAAASAVPAEAVTAEAQAVRRRLPSDCRSVRHKFDVAGHEGYIHVGFYDDGTPGEIFIKMAKEGSTISGLMDTIATLTSMSLQYGVPLDALVSKFGHVRFEPSGFTKNPEIPYAKSITDYIFRFLGVRFLAAEKRSLAGLATEGESADATDAGTAETVVGTTVTGVADQGAVAFQPQSDAPSCSDCGSIMIRNGSCYRCSNCGATSGCS; encoded by the coding sequence GTGGGAACCCCTTCGGGGGCGACTGGTGCGGCTGTAGCGCCGAACCGGGCGGCTCGGCCCGCCGGCGGGAAGGGCATTGAGTTCGAGCGCCGGTTTACCCTGGCCGATGACGGGTCGCGGATCGACCCGATGGGCAGCGAGGACTGGGAGCGTCGAACCGCGATGATTTCCGGCGAGGGCGGCGACGTCGTCTTCGAGCAGAAGGATGTCGAGGTTCCTGTGAAGTGGTCCCAGTTGGCCACCAATGTCGTCGCGTCGAAGTACTTTCGGGGCCAGCTCGGCACTGACCAGCGAGAGACCAGCGTAAAGCAGCTCATCGGCCGAGTGGTCGGGTCCGTCCGGACCTGGGGCCTCGACCAGGGATACTTCAAGACGCCGGCCCAGGCCGACATCTTCTCTGACGAGCTGTCCCACCTGCTGCTGAAGCAGAAGGCCTCCTTCAATTCCCCGGTCTGGTTCAACGTCGGGGTCGAGAAGAACCCCCAGTGTTCGGCCTGCTTCATCCTGTCGGTCGACGATACCATGGACTCGATCCTCGACTGGTATCGCCGCGAGGGTGTGATCTTCAAGGGCGGTTCGGGCTCCGGCGTGAACCTCTCCAAGATCCGCTCCTCTCGCGAGGCGCTCGCCGGTGGCGGGACCGCGTCCGGGCCCGTTTCGTTCATGCGGGCGGCCGACGCTTCGGCCGGAGTCATCAAGTCGGGCGGCAAGACGCGCCGTGCGGCCAAGATGGTGGTCCTCGACGTCGACCACCCGGATATCTTCGACTTCGTGTCGTGCAAAGCCGACGAGGAGCGCAAGGCCTGGGCCCTGATTGATGCCGGCTATGACGGCTCGCTCGACGGCCCCGCCTACAGCTCGATCTTCTTCCAGAACGCGAACAACTCGGTGCGCGTCACCGAGGACTTCATGCAGGCCGTCGAGGCCGACCGGGAGTGGACGACCAAGGCCGTGACCAACGGTGCCAAGATCGACAGCTACCGCGCCCGGGACCTCATGACGAAGATCTCCGAAGCCGCGCACTTCTGCGGCGATCCGGGCATGCAGTTCGATACGACGATCAACGAATGGCACACCTGCCCGAACTCCGGTCGGATCAACGCCTCGAACCCCTGCAGCGAGTACATGCACCTGGATGACTCGGCCTGCAATCTGGCGTCGATCAACCTGATGGAATTCCTGAACGAGTCAGGCGACCTGGACACCACCGCACTCAAGCACGCGGTCGATATCCTGATCACGGCCATGGACATTCTAGTAGACGCGTCGAGCTACCCGACCGAGCAGATCGGCAAGAACGCTCACGCGTTCCGCGAGCTCGGCCTGGGCTACGCGAACCTCGGTGCCCTGCTGATGGAGCTGGGTCTGCCTTACGACTCGGAGGCGGGACGCCAGTACGCGGCGGCCATCACTGCCCTCGTTTGCGGCCAGGCGTATCTGCAGTCGGCGCACGTCGCCGGCGAGATGGGGCCCTTCGAGGGCTACGAGGTGAACCGTGAGCCGATGGACGGTGTGATCGAGAAGCATCGCGCGCATGCGATGAAGCTCTCGACCACGCACGTACCTCTCGAGTTGCTGCACGCCGCCCGGACCTCTTGGGACCAGGCGCTGGCTGCGGGCCGTCAGCACGGCTTCCGGAACTCTCAGGCTACGGTTTTGGCGCCCACGGGAACCATCGCATTCATGATGGATTGTGACACGACGGGCATCGAGCCGGACATCGCGCTGGTGAAGTACAAGAAACTCGTCGGTGGGGGCATGCTCAAGATGGTGAACAACACCGTCCCGGGCGCGCTGAAGCGACTAGGCTACGATTCGAAGGACGTCCAGGCGATCGTGGAGTATCTCGAGAGCGAGGACACGATCGAAGGGGCGCCGGGCCTGCTCGACGAGCACCAGCCGATCTTCGACTGCGCGTTCAAGGCGGCACGGGGAACTCGGACCATCGCCCCCGACGGGCACCTGCGGATGATGGGTGCGGTCCAGCCGTTCCTCTCGGGTGCCATCTCCAAGACGATCAACATGCCGACCGACACCACGACGCAGGACGTGCAGGACGCGTTCATGCTGGCCTGGAAGCTCGGTCTGAAGGCCGTCGCGATCTATCGCGACGGCTGCAAGCGCACGCAGCCGCTCAATACGTCGCGTAGCGCGGATTCGACGAAGGAAGCGGCCCCGGAGGCCGCGGCGTCGGCCGTGCCGGCGGAGGCCGTGACCGCGGAGGCGCAGGCGGTTCGTCGCCGGCTGCCGTCCGATTGTCGGTCGGTCCGGCACAAGTTCGATGTTGCCGGGCACGAGGGGTACATCCACGTCGGTTTCTACGACGACGGGACCCCCGGTGAGATCTTCATCAAGATGGCCAAGGAGGGCAGCACGATCTCCGGTCTGATGGACACGATCGCCACGCTGACGTCGATGTCCCTTCAGTACGGCGTGCCTCTAGACGCTCTGGTGAGCAAGTTCGGCCATGTGCGGTTCGAGCCGTCCGGCTTCACGAAAAACCCGGAGATCCCATACGCGAAGTCCATCACCGACTACATCTTCCGATTTCTGGGGGTGCGCTTCCTGGCCGCCGAGAAGCGGAGCCTGGCGGGGCTCGCTACAGAAGGCGAGTCGGCTGACGCGACCGATGCAGGCACGGCGGAGACGGTCGTCGGCACGACGGTCACCGGCGTGGCCGATCAGGGCGCGGTGGCCTTCCAGCCTCAGTCAGATGCGCCGAGCTGCTCGGACTGCGGATCGATCATGATCCGAAACGGCTCCTGCTACCGGTGCTCCAACTGCGGGGCGACGAGCGGCTGCTCGTAG